One region of Mycobacterium riyadhense genomic DNA includes:
- the guaB gene encoding IMP dehydrogenase, giving the protein MSRGMSRLEDSSDLVGSPYVHDSPISGLTGDPVPTGGDDPHKIAMLGLTFDDVLLLPAASDVVPASADTSSQLTKRIRLKVPLVSSAMDTVTESRMAIAMARAGGMGVLHRNLPVAEQAGQVEMVKRSEAGMVTDPVTCRPDNTLAQVDALCARFRISGLPVVDDDGALVGIITNRDMRFEVDQSKQVSEVMTKAPLITAQEGVSASAALGLLRRNKIEKLPVVDGRGKLTGLITVKDFVKTEQHPLATKDSDGRLLVGAAVGVGGDAWVRAMMLVDAGADVLVVDTAHAHNRLVLDMVNKLKLEVGDRVEVVGGNVATRSAAAALVDAGADAVKVGVGPGSICTTRVVAGVGAPQITAILEAVAACRPHGVPVIADGGLQYSGDIAKALAAGASTAMLGSLLAGTAEAPGELIFVNGKQYKSYRGMGSLGAMQGRGGVKSFSKDRYFADDALSEDKLVPEGIEGRVPFRGPLSSVIHQLTGGLRAAMGYTGSPTIEVLQQAQFVRITPAGLKESHPHDVAMTVEAPNYYAR; this is encoded by the coding sequence ATGTCCCGTGGCATGTCCCGCCTGGAAGACAGCTCCGACCTGGTCGGCAGCCCGTACGTGCATGACTCTCCTATTTCCGGCCTCACGGGTGACCCGGTGCCGACCGGCGGCGACGATCCACACAAGATAGCGATGCTGGGGCTGACGTTCGACGACGTTTTGTTGTTGCCCGCGGCTTCCGACGTGGTGCCGGCCAGTGCCGACACCTCCAGTCAGCTCACCAAGAGGATCCGGCTCAAGGTGCCGTTGGTCAGCTCGGCGATGGACACCGTCACCGAATCGCGGATGGCCATCGCGATGGCCCGCGCCGGCGGCATGGGGGTGCTGCACCGCAACCTGCCCGTCGCCGAACAAGCCGGCCAGGTCGAGATGGTGAAGCGATCCGAGGCCGGCATGGTCACCGATCCGGTCACCTGCCGTCCGGACAACACCTTGGCCCAGGTCGACGCGCTGTGTGCTCGGTTCCGGATCTCCGGCCTGCCCGTCGTCGACGACGACGGCGCGCTGGTGGGCATCATCACCAACCGCGACATGCGATTCGAGGTCGACCAGTCCAAGCAAGTCTCCGAGGTGATGACCAAAGCCCCGCTGATCACCGCCCAGGAGGGGGTCAGCGCGTCGGCGGCGCTGGGCCTGTTGCGCCGCAACAAGATCGAGAAGCTGCCCGTCGTCGACGGCCGCGGCAAGCTGACCGGACTGATCACCGTCAAGGACTTCGTCAAGACCGAACAACACCCGCTGGCCACCAAGGACAGCGACGGCCGGCTGCTGGTGGGCGCGGCCGTCGGCGTCGGCGGCGACGCCTGGGTTCGCGCGATGATGCTGGTCGACGCCGGGGCTGACGTCTTGGTCGTCGACACCGCACACGCCCACAACCGGCTGGTGCTCGACATGGTCAACAAGCTCAAGCTCGAAGTCGGCGACCGGGTCGAGGTGGTCGGCGGCAACGTCGCCACCAGGTCCGCGGCCGCCGCCCTGGTGGATGCCGGGGCCGACGCCGTGAAGGTCGGCGTGGGGCCGGGATCGATCTGCACCACGCGAGTGGTGGCTGGCGTCGGCGCGCCGCAGATTACCGCGATCTTGGAAGCAGTAGCGGCCTGTCGTCCGCATGGCGTGCCGGTGATCGCCGACGGTGGATTGCAGTACTCCGGGGACATCGCCAAGGCGTTGGCTGCCGGCGCGTCGACGGCCATGCTGGGCTCGTTGCTGGCCGGCACCGCAGAGGCGCCCGGCGAGCTGATCTTCGTCAACGGCAAGCAGTACAAGAGCTATCGCGGCATGGGGTCGCTGGGCGCGATGCAGGGCAGAGGCGGGGTGAAGTCGTTCTCCAAGGACCGCTACTTTGCCGATGACGCGCTTTCCGAAGACAAGTTGGTCCCCGAGGGCATCGAGGGCCGGGTGCCGTTCCGTGGTCCGCTCTCGTCGGTGATCCACCAATTGACCGGTGGCCTGCGTGCTGCGATGGGTTACACCGGCTCGCCCACCATTGAGGTGCTGCAGCAGGCGCAGTTTGTCCGGATCACGCCGGCGGGCCTCAAAGAGAGTCACCCGCACGACGTCGCGATGACGGTCGAAGCGCCCAACTACTACGCCCGCTGA
- the sigD gene encoding ECF RNA polymerase sigma factor SigD: protein MTIEGERLDAVVAEAVAGDRNALREVLETIRPIVVRYCRARVGTVERSGLSADDVAQEVCLATITALPRYRDRGRPFLAFLYGIAAHKVADAHRAAGRDRAYPAESVPERRCADAGPEQRAIEADSVTRMNELLEILPAKQREILILRVVVGLSAEETAAAVGSTTGAVRVAQHRALQRLKDEIVAAGDYA, encoded by the coding sequence ATGACAATTGAAGGGGAACGTCTCGACGCTGTGGTTGCGGAAGCCGTGGCTGGGGACCGGAACGCGCTTCGGGAGGTGCTGGAGACCATCCGCCCAATTGTTGTGCGATACTGCCGAGCCCGAGTCGGTACGGTCGAGCGGAGTGGCCTGTCAGCAGATGACGTGGCACAGGAGGTGTGCTTGGCCACCATAACGGCGCTGCCGCGCTACCGGGACCGAGGACGCCCCTTCCTGGCCTTCCTGTATGGCATTGCCGCACACAAGGTCGCCGACGCCCATCGGGCCGCTGGTCGTGACCGTGCCTATCCCGCCGAGTCGGTTCCCGAGCGCCGCTGCGCCGACGCTGGCCCGGAACAGCGGGCCATCGAGGCCGACTCGGTCACCAGGATGAACGAATTGCTCGAGATCTTGCCCGCCAAGCAGCGCGAGATCCTTATCCTGCGCGTCGTCGTCGGCCTCTCCGCCGAGGAGACCGCGGCCGCCGTCGGCAGCACCACGGGGGCGGTCCGGGTGGCGCAACACCGCGCACTTCAGCGACTCAAAGACGAAATCGTTGCGGCAGGTGACTATGCGTGA
- a CDS encoding GuaB3 family IMP dehydrogenase-related protein, producing MVEIGMGRSARRTYELSEINIVPSRRTRSSKDVSTAWQLDAYRFEIPVLAHPTDALVSPEFAIELGRLGGLAVLNGEGLIGRHADVQAKIAQLVEAAEKEPEPSAAIRLLQELHAAPLDPDLLGAAVARIREAGVTTAVRVSPQNAQALTPVLLQAGIDLLVIHGTIVSAERVASDGEPLNLKTFIAELDVPVVAGGVLDHRTALHLMRTGAAGVIVGYGSTRGVTTTDEVLGISVPMATAIADAAAARREYLDETGGRYVHVLADGDIHTSGELAKAIACGADAVVLGTPLAEAAEALGDGWFWPAAAAHPSLPRGALLQIAVGERPPLERVLNGPSDDPFGALNLVGGLRRSMAKAGYCDLKEFQKVGLAVGS from the coding sequence ATGGTCGAGATCGGCATGGGCCGCAGCGCCCGTCGCACCTACGAACTCAGCGAAATCAACATCGTGCCGTCGCGCCGCACCCGGTCCTCGAAGGACGTATCCACCGCGTGGCAGCTCGACGCCTACCGGTTTGAGATCCCGGTGCTGGCGCACCCGACCGATGCACTGGTATCCCCGGAGTTCGCGATCGAGCTCGGCCGGCTCGGCGGGCTGGCGGTGCTCAACGGTGAAGGCCTGATCGGCCGGCACGCCGACGTGCAGGCCAAGATCGCCCAATTGGTCGAGGCCGCCGAGAAGGAGCCCGAGCCCTCGGCGGCGATCCGGCTGCTGCAGGAGTTGCATGCGGCGCCGCTGGACCCCGATCTGCTGGGCGCGGCGGTCGCGCGGATCCGCGAGGCCGGCGTGACCACCGCGGTGCGGGTCAGCCCGCAAAATGCCCAGGCGTTGACACCGGTGCTGCTACAGGCGGGCATCGACCTGCTGGTGATCCACGGCACGATCGTTTCCGCCGAACGAGTGGCCAGCGACGGTGAACCGCTGAACCTGAAAACCTTCATCGCCGAGCTCGACGTTCCCGTGGTTGCCGGCGGGGTGCTCGACCATCGCACCGCGCTGCATCTGATGCGCACCGGCGCCGCCGGGGTCATCGTCGGCTATGGCTCCACCCGCGGAGTGACCACCACCGACGAAGTGCTGGGCATCAGCGTGCCGATGGCCACCGCGATCGCCGACGCCGCCGCCGCGCGACGCGAATACCTCGACGAGACCGGCGGGCGCTACGTGCATGTGCTGGCCGACGGTGACATCCACACCTCCGGCGAGCTGGCCAAGGCCATCGCCTGCGGCGCCGACGCGGTGGTGCTGGGCACGCCGCTGGCCGAGGCCGCCGAGGCGCTCGGCGACGGGTGGTTCTGGCCGGCCGCAGCAGCGCACCCGTCGCTGCCGCGCGGGGCGCTGCTGCAGATCGCCGTTGGCGAGCGGCCGCCGCTGGAACGGGTCCTCAACGGGCCGTCCGACGACCCATTTGGTGCCCTGAATCTGGTCGGTGGTCTGCGCCGCTCGATGGCCAAGGCGGGTTACTGCGATCTCAAGGAGTTCCAGAAGGTCGGCCTGGCCGTCGGGAGTTAA
- a CDS encoding IS110 family transposase gives MEVVHPRCSGIDVSKKDAKVCVRVQGQGRRGTSTTVSTWGSTTGEILALREHLIAERVSCVVIESTSDYWKPFYYLLEGQLNVMLVNAKAARNVPGRKTDVSDAAWLADLGAHGLLRASFVPPEPIRVLRDLTRARTTITRARTKEIQRLEKLLEDTGIKLSAVISDIVGVSGRAMLEALIAGQRDPAVIADLAKGQMRQKIPALTEALRGRFNDHHAFMARLYLDRIDAHAADIARLDARIEEAIKPFQAVRELLMSIPGWSRIVADVFIAETGADMSVFPTAAHLASWAGVVPGCNESAGRVKSAATRPGNHHLKAALGIAALSAARSKDTYYSVRYRRIAGRRPVQTRRKKPRRNSLPALIALVSLEHKMLTDAWNMLVNGAFYRDPGADYYTRHQPARTKTKAIKQLERLGYKVTLEPLTEAA, from the coding sequence ATGGAGGTGGTTCATCCGCGGTGTTCGGGCATTGATGTCTCCAAGAAGGACGCCAAGGTATGTGTCCGGGTGCAGGGTCAGGGTCGGCGGGGCACGTCGACGACGGTGAGCACGTGGGGGTCGACCACCGGCGAGATCCTGGCGTTGCGGGAGCACCTGATCGCCGAACGGGTCAGTTGTGTGGTGATCGAATCCACGTCGGATTACTGGAAACCGTTTTATTACCTGCTCGAAGGCCAGCTGAACGTGATGCTGGTCAACGCTAAAGCGGCGCGCAATGTGCCCGGTCGTAAGACCGATGTCTCCGATGCGGCGTGGCTGGCCGATCTGGGCGCACATGGGCTGCTGCGGGCCTCGTTTGTGCCACCGGAGCCGATTCGGGTGTTGCGGGATCTGACTAGGGCGCGCACCACCATCACTCGAGCGCGCACTAAAGAGATCCAGCGGCTGGAAAAGCTGCTCGAAGACACCGGGATCAAACTCTCGGCGGTGATCTCCGACATCGTCGGGGTGTCGGGGCGGGCGATGCTTGAAGCACTCATCGCCGGGCAGCGCGACCCGGCGGTGATCGCCGATCTGGCCAAAGGGCAGATGCGCCAGAAGATTCCCGCGCTCACCGAGGCGTTGCGCGGACGGTTTAACGACCATCACGCGTTTATGGCGCGGCTCTACCTGGATCGCATCGATGCCCATGCTGCCGACATCGCTCGCCTCGATGCGCGCATTGAGGAGGCGATCAAACCCTTTCAGGCCGTCCGGGAACTGCTGATGAGCATCCCGGGCTGGTCGCGAATCGTCGCCGATGTGTTCATCGCCGAAACCGGCGCCGATATGAGCGTGTTCCCCACCGCCGCACACCTGGCGTCGTGGGCCGGGGTGGTGCCCGGCTGCAACGAATCAGCGGGCCGGGTCAAATCAGCCGCCACCCGCCCCGGCAACCATCACCTCAAGGCCGCCCTGGGCATAGCTGCCCTATCGGCCGCGCGTAGTAAAGACACCTACTACAGCGTCCGCTATCGACGCATCGCCGGCAGGCGGCCCGTTCAAACGCGCAGGAAGAAACCACGACGCAACTCCTTGCCCGCCCTGATCGCCCTGGTCAGCCTCGAACACAAGATGCTCACCGATGCATGGAACATGCTGGTAAACGGTGCTTTCTACCGTGACCCCGGTGCTGACTACTACACCCGACACCAGCCCGCGCGAACCAAGACCAAAGCCATCAAGCAACTAGAACGCCTGGGATACAAAGTGACTCTCGAACCACTCACCGAAGCCGCATAA
- a CDS encoding WhiB family transcriptional regulator — protein sequence MPQPEQLPGPNADIWNWQLQGLCRGVDSSMFFHPDGERGRARMQREQRAKEMCRRCPVIEECRSHALEVAEPYGVWGGLSESERDLLLKGSIGRTRGIPRSA from the coding sequence ATGCCACAGCCGGAGCAGCTACCTGGCCCCAACGCCGATATCTGGAACTGGCAATTGCAGGGCCTGTGCCGCGGCGTCGACTCATCGATGTTCTTCCATCCCGACGGTGAACGTGGCCGTGCCCGTATGCAACGCGAACAGCGCGCTAAGGAAATGTGCCGCCGCTGTCCGGTGATCGAAGAGTGCCGTTCTCACGCGCTGGAGGTCGCCGAGCCATACGGCGTGTGGGGCGGCCTTTCGGAATCCGAGCGGGATCTACTCCTGAAGGGCAGCATCGGCCGCACCCGGGGTATTCCTCGCTCGGCTTAG
- a CDS encoding DUF5319 domain-containing protein produces the protein MRDHLPPGLPPDPFADDPCDPSAALEAVEPGQPLDQQERMAVEADLADLAVYESLLAHKGIRGLVVCCDECQQDHYHDWDMLRANLLQLLIDGTVRPHEPAYDPEPDSYVTWDYCRGYADASLNEAASDADGFRRHL, from the coding sequence GTGCGCGACCACCTCCCGCCGGGTTTGCCGCCCGATCCGTTCGCCGACGACCCCTGTGACCCGTCGGCGGCGTTGGAGGCCGTCGAGCCGGGCCAACCCCTGGATCAGCAAGAGCGGATGGCCGTCGAGGCCGATCTAGCCGATCTAGCCGTGTACGAGTCCCTATTGGCGCACAAGGGAATACGCGGACTCGTGGTGTGCTGTGACGAGTGCCAGCAAGACCACTATCACGACTGGGACATGTTGCGTGCCAACCTGCTGCAACTGCTTATCGACGGCACCGTCCGCCCCCATGAGCCGGCCTACGACCCGGAGCCGGACTCCTACGTCACGTGGGATTACTGCCGCGGATACGCCGACGCGTCGCTGAACGAAGCGGCATCAGACGCGGACGGATTCCGCCGCCACCTCTGA
- a CDS encoding transposase has translation MALGCENRQGRFDDAMLLVGDQLPEGSIYRLLAEHGGALFGDDYFADLFKASTRGRPTVPARVVATVMLLQAYEGLSDREACDRLAFDLRWKAAAGLTVGAEAFHPTVLVGMRNRLRKSDRPRRLFDDVNTTAQAAGLLRGRRRVLDSTPLFDAVATQDTVIQLRAAIRKVLSVADRADPALAGAVRQVLTRDDDYASLGKPPCDWDDPKARESLVDALARDAQAALEVLDGRELDGPLAEAAQLLGLVAGQDVEAGEDGVFRIARRVARDRLISTVDVEARHGHKSRARTFDGYKSHLSVDPDEELITNVAITAANTADREVIDELLNEPVAGAPADAESDDDDDDGSDSQNGSGSKGFEVYGDSAYAGGATLDEQTQRGHDMRAKVPPVRNANGYSKDQFRIDLAGRTVTCPADHTVSIRAGVRHPVARFGVLCQSCPLRAECTKSRRGRVISIHPREAALQHAKARQRDPAWQQDYRTYRPVVERKISHFTHRPWGGRRARCRGHKRILTDILARAGAINLARLAALGLHHGAAGWAIA, from the coding sequence GTGGCGTTGGGATGTGAGAATCGGCAGGGCCGGTTCGATGACGCGATGCTTCTGGTGGGTGATCAGTTGCCCGAGGGCAGCATCTATCGGCTGTTGGCCGAGCACGGCGGCGCGCTGTTCGGCGATGACTATTTCGCCGACTTGTTCAAGGCCTCGACGCGGGGCCGCCCGACTGTGCCGGCGCGCGTGGTGGCCACGGTGATGCTGTTGCAGGCCTACGAGGGCTTGTCGGATCGGGAAGCGTGTGACCGGCTGGCTTTCGACTTGCGTTGGAAGGCCGCTGCCGGGTTGACAGTGGGGGCGGAGGCTTTTCACCCCACGGTGCTCGTTGGGATGCGCAACCGGCTGCGGAAGTCCGATCGGCCGCGGCGGTTGTTCGATGACGTCAATACCACCGCCCAAGCGGCCGGGTTGTTACGGGGACGGCGGCGGGTGTTGGATTCCACCCCGTTGTTTGATGCGGTGGCCACTCAGGACACGGTGATCCAGTTGCGGGCCGCGATCCGCAAAGTACTGTCCGTGGCTGACCGGGCCGATCCTGCGTTGGCGGGTGCGGTGCGGCAGGTGCTGACCCGCGACGATGACTACGCCAGCCTGGGTAAGCCGCCGTGCGACTGGGACGACCCGAAAGCCCGAGAGTCGCTGGTGGATGCGCTGGCCCGCGATGCCCAGGCGGCGTTGGAGGTGCTGGATGGCCGCGAGTTGGACGGGCCGCTCGCCGAAGCCGCCCAGCTGCTGGGGTTGGTGGCCGGCCAAGACGTCGAGGCCGGCGAGGATGGGGTGTTTCGTATCGCCCGGCGGGTGGCCCGGGATCGGCTGATCTCCACCGTCGATGTCGAGGCCCGCCACGGGCACAAGTCACGGGCCCGTACCTTCGACGGTTACAAAAGTCACCTCAGTGTGGATCCGGATGAGGAGCTGATCACCAATGTGGCCATCACCGCGGCCAACACCGCCGATCGCGAGGTCATCGACGAGCTGCTGAACGAACCCGTCGCGGGCGCACCTGCCGATGCCGAATCGGACGATGACGATGACGACGGTAGCGACTCACAGAATGGTTCGGGGTCCAAAGGGTTTGAGGTGTATGGGGATTCGGCCTACGCCGGCGGGGCTACGCTGGATGAGCAGACCCAGCGGGGTCATGACATGCGCGCCAAAGTGCCTCCGGTGCGCAACGCCAACGGCTATTCCAAAGACCAGTTCAGGATTGATCTGGCCGGCCGCACCGTCACCTGCCCGGCTGATCACACCGTGAGCATCCGCGCTGGTGTGCGTCACCCCGTGGCGCGCTTCGGTGTGCTGTGTCAGTCGTGTCCGTTGCGGGCGGAGTGCACGAAGTCCCGTCGGGGGCGCGTGATCAGCATTCACCCGCGGGAAGCCGCGCTGCAGCACGCCAAAGCGCGCCAACGAGATCCGGCCTGGCAGCAGGACTACCGGACCTATCGGCCGGTGGTGGAACGCAAGATCAGCCACTTCACCCACCGCCCCTGGGGTGGCCGAAGAGCCCGCTGCCGCGGACACAAACGCATCCTGACCGACATCCTGGCCCGAGCCGGCGCCATCAACCTCGCCCGACTGGCCGCCCTGGGCCTACACCACGGAGCCGCGGGCTGGGCGATTGCCTGA
- a CDS encoding PPE family protein: protein MMSFLVSAPEIVSAQMYAGAGSAPMLAAAAAWEGLADELGTAANSFSSMISGLATSSWQGPASAAMVAVAAPYAQWLDAAATQAGGAAVGAKAVAAVFEAARGAVVHPLAIASNRTRLVSLVVSNLFGFNAPAIAVNEAEYEEMWAQDVAAMLSYHGGASAVAQQLMPWGQALRALPGQVAAAVGASPAGAVPAPAAAMPNPAATAIEYGLIAALLPVGVMATVGPMATEMGATFTGVPAVLVPVAQAIARAAAAVEPVVKAIADTPIVAAATAAIAPVVNQVAVAVNGAADSATAAVQQVATAATAQVGATLDAVQSAALAQQVAAVAGNPALLDGAVTAALNNPALLTSVVPVLASNPALATSLFGLLASNPQLVTSLVAQVQNNPALAAQLMAVFTQLQASNPALAAQLVDMATQLANELGIVPAA, encoded by the coding sequence GTGATGAGTTTCTTGGTGTCGGCGCCGGAGATCGTTTCGGCACAGATGTACGCCGGTGCGGGCTCGGCGCCAATGTTGGCGGCCGCGGCGGCTTGGGAGGGGTTGGCCGACGAATTGGGGACGGCGGCGAACTCGTTTTCATCGATGATCTCCGGCTTGGCAACTTCCTCGTGGCAAGGTCCGGCGTCGGCGGCGATGGTGGCCGTGGCGGCCCCATACGCACAGTGGCTCGACGCGGCGGCGACCCAGGCAGGGGGCGCGGCGGTAGGGGCCAAAGCGGTGGCAGCCGTCTTTGAGGCGGCGCGGGGCGCAGTGGTGCATCCGTTGGCAATCGCGTCCAACCGGACTCGGCTGGTGTCGCTGGTGGTCTCAAACCTGTTCGGGTTTAACGCCCCGGCGATCGCGGTCAATGAGGCCGAATACGAGGAGATGTGGGCCCAAGATGTGGCAGCGATGCTGAGCTATCACGGCGGGGCTTCCGCGGTGGCCCAGCAGCTGATGCCGTGGGGCCAGGCGCTGCGCGCCCTGCCCGGCCAGGTTGCCGCCGCGGTCGGGGCCAGCCCGGCGGGAGCCGTACCGGCGCCGGCCGCGGCTATGCCCAACCCGGCGGCCACGGCAATTGAGTACGGCCTGATCGCGGCCCTGCTGCCGGTGGGCGTCATGGCTACCGTTGGGCCGATGGCCACCGAGATGGGCGCGACGTTTACCGGCGTGCCCGCCGTCCTTGTGCCCGTGGCTCAGGCGATTGCACGCGCGGCGGCCGCCGTCGAGCCTGTGGTCAAGGCCATTGCGGACACCCCAATCGTGGCCGCCGCGACAGCGGCCATCGCACCCGTGGTCAATCAGGTTGCAGTCGCGGTGAACGGAGCGGCCGATAGCGCGACCGCAGCCGTTCAGCAGGTGGCCACGGCTGCGACCGCCCAGGTGGGCGCCACCCTGGATGCGGTTCAGAGTGCGGCGCTGGCCCAACAGGTCGCGGCGGTCGCGGGCAATCCGGCGTTGTTGGACGGCGCGGTCACCGCGGCTTTGAACAATCCGGCGCTGTTGACCAGCGTCGTGCCGGTGTTGGCGAGCAATCCGGCCTTGGCGACCAGTTTGTTTGGGTTGTTGGCCAGCAATCCGCAGTTGGTGACCAGCCTGGTAGCGCAGGTGCAGAACAATCCCGCGCTGGCCGCCCAGTTGATGGCGGTGTTCACCCAGCTGCAGGCCAGCAACCCGGCGTTGGCGGCCCAGTTGGTAGATATGGCAACGCAATTGGCCAACGAGCTTGGGATCGTCCCGGCGGCCTAG
- a CDS encoding anti-sigma-D factor RsdA, with protein MREFGYAFGDRPGLDDVARTDLLLDALAERDDFDLDDAHDDALAALLGEWRDDLRWPPASALVSQDEAVEALIAGVDERRRARRALAAVGSVAATLLALSGFGALVADARPGDALYGLHAMIFNEPRVNDDQILLSAKADLAKVEQMIAQGQWVQAQTQLAEVSSTLQAVPDGSRRQDLLQEVNQLNTKVEKRDPNATLPPANSVSPLAPDIESPTASSPSVSESPTSSGAPESTSPTVSPSATSPAPTTRSPKPKPGRAPGPSTGESADATSPATTSPTP; from the coding sequence ATGCGTGAATTTGGATATGCCTTCGGCGATCGGCCGGGTTTGGACGATGTGGCCCGTACTGATCTGCTCCTCGACGCGCTCGCGGAGCGTGACGACTTTGACCTCGACGATGCACACGACGATGCGCTGGCCGCCCTGCTAGGGGAGTGGCGCGACGACTTGCGGTGGCCGCCAGCCAGCGCGCTGGTATCGCAGGACGAGGCAGTCGAGGCACTGATCGCCGGTGTCGACGAGCGCCGACGTGCTCGTCGCGCACTGGCCGCGGTCGGGTCGGTGGCTGCGACGCTCTTGGCGCTGAGCGGGTTTGGCGCCCTGGTGGCCGATGCCCGCCCGGGGGACGCGTTGTATGGCCTGCACGCGATGATCTTCAACGAACCGCGGGTCAATGACGATCAGATCCTGTTGTCCGCCAAGGCCGATCTGGCGAAGGTCGAGCAGATGATCGCCCAAGGCCAGTGGGTCCAGGCCCAGACGCAGTTGGCCGAGGTCAGCAGCACCCTTCAGGCCGTGCCCGACGGCAGCCGCCGGCAGGACCTGCTACAAGAGGTGAATCAGCTGAACACGAAGGTGGAGAAACGCGATCCCAACGCGACTCTGCCACCGGCGAACTCGGTTAGCCCGCTGGCTCCCGATATCGAGTCGCCGACGGCGTCGTCTCCGTCGGTATCTGAGTCGCCTACCTCATCGGGTGCGCCGGAATCGACATCGCCGACGGTCAGTCCGAGCGCGACCTCGCCGGCACCAACCACACGATCACCGAAACCGAAGCCGGGGCGGGCACCTGGTCCCTCAACGGGAGAATCGGCGGATGCGACGTCGCCGGCAACGACGAGTCCTACCCCTTAA